The Yoonia sp. SS1-5 genome contains a region encoding:
- a CDS encoding alpha-D-ribose 1-methylphosphonate 5-triphosphate diphosphatase — translation MNSPVSPSSLKNAHDINVSNHLCLANARLVLADQVLLGSLTIEDGVIADITEGDQVPDGAVDCAQDFVLPGLVELHTDNVERHIEPRPKVDWPHLPALIAHDAELASTGITTVFDAMRVGSIHSGKGRYIDYARKLADELLAARAAGMFKISHFLHLRAEICSETLLEELGRFCAKDRVGIVSLMDHTPGQRQFRDMTAFKNYVAKKRGMNDAEFAAHVQNLLRLQERFGAKHEIGAVAEAKRLEAVLASHDDTTAAHVATSAKNGVGFAEFPTTREAAQACRDHGIAIMMGAPNLIRGASHSGNVAAQELAEADLLDIVSSDYVPAALLLSAFRLAQIWSDLPRAISTVTRNPAEAAGLKDRGRLETRLRGDVLRVSLVNETPILRGGWSQGARVS, via the coding sequence ATGAATTCCCCTGTTTCCCCGTCCTCTTTGAAGAATGCGCATGACATTAACGTGTCAAATCACCTGTGTTTGGCAAATGCGCGATTGGTTCTGGCTGATCAAGTTCTGTTGGGGTCGCTGACCATCGAAGATGGTGTGATTGCCGACATAACTGAAGGGGATCAGGTACCGGATGGTGCTGTCGACTGCGCGCAAGACTTCGTTCTGCCGGGTCTGGTGGAACTGCACACCGACAATGTCGAACGCCATATCGAACCGCGGCCCAAGGTGGATTGGCCGCATCTGCCAGCGCTGATAGCCCATGACGCGGAGCTGGCATCAACCGGGATCACGACCGTGTTCGATGCGATGCGGGTCGGCTCCATCCATAGCGGCAAAGGCCGCTATATCGACTATGCCCGCAAGCTCGCTGACGAATTGCTTGCAGCGCGTGCCGCTGGCATGTTCAAGATCAGTCATTTTCTGCATTTGCGGGCCGAGATTTGCTCTGAGACGCTTCTTGAGGAACTCGGTAGGTTTTGCGCAAAAGACCGTGTCGGCATCGTCAGCCTGATGGATCACACACCGGGGCAGCGCCAATTCCGCGATATGACCGCCTTCAAGAACTACGTAGCCAAGAAACGTGGCATGAATGATGCCGAGTTTGCAGCGCATGTTCAGAACCTGCTGCGATTGCAGGAACGTTTCGGGGCGAAGCATGAAATCGGCGCCGTTGCCGAGGCGAAACGGCTTGAGGCGGTTCTGGCAAGTCATGACGACACAACAGCGGCGCATGTGGCGACCTCTGCCAAAAATGGTGTCGGGTTCGCAGAGTTTCCAACTACGCGAGAGGCTGCGCAGGCCTGTCGGGATCATGGTATTGCTATCATGATGGGCGCACCGAACCTGATCCGGGGCGCGTCCCATTCCGGCAACGTTGCGGCCCAGGAACTGGCCGAAGCAGATCTTCTGGACATCGTCTCATCCGATTATGTGCCCGCCGCGCTGTTGTTGTCAGCCTTCCGATTGGCACAGATTTGGAGCGATCTGCCCCGCGCAATTTCCACGGTAACGAGAAACCCAGCCGAAGCTGCGGGTTTGAAAGATCGCGGACGGCTAGAAACCAGGCTAAGAGGTGATGTTCTGCGCGTCAGTTTGGTAAACGAAACGCCCATCCTGCGCGGCGGCTGGAGCCAGGGTGCCCGCGTCAGCTAG
- the phnL gene encoding phosphonate C-P lyase system protein PhnL produces the protein MIELKDVSKTFTLHNQGSAVIEVISNASLKVSPGECVALTGASGAGKSTLMRMIYGNYLTQAGEIRIGDVDLVQAEPRDVIALRREVLGYVSQFLRVVPRVPTLDVVAEPLRAIGIGAEESEDRARSLLAQLNIPERLWSLSPTTFSGGEQQRVNIARGFAHSYPAMLLDEPTASLDPTNREVVLSLIEAAKERGAAIIGIFHDEAARARVCDREIDVSRFTPRAAA, from the coding sequence ATGATTGAACTCAAAGACGTCTCCAAAACCTTTACGCTGCACAATCAGGGCAGCGCGGTGATCGAGGTGATCAGCAACGCGTCGCTGAAAGTGTCCCCCGGTGAATGCGTTGCCCTGACCGGCGCCTCTGGTGCCGGCAAATCGACGCTGATGCGGATGATCTATGGCAACTACCTGACCCAGGCGGGCGAAATCCGGATCGGCGACGTGGATCTGGTGCAGGCAGAACCGCGCGACGTGATTGCCCTGCGCCGCGAAGTTCTGGGATATGTCAGCCAGTTCCTGCGGGTGGTGCCACGGGTGCCGACACTTGACGTGGTCGCCGAACCGTTGCGCGCCATTGGCATCGGGGCGGAGGAGTCCGAGGATCGGGCGAGGTCCCTTCTTGCGCAGTTGAACATTCCAGAACGGCTTTGGTCCTTGTCGCCCACCACATTCTCGGGCGGAGAGCAGCAGCGGGTCAATATCGCGCGCGGCTTCGCGCATTCTTACCCGGCTATGCTGTTGGATGAGCCGACCGCAAGTCTCGACCCGACCAATCGCGAGGTGGTGCTATCACTGATCGAGGCCGCGAAAGAACGGGGCGCTGCCATCATCGGCATCTTCCACGATGAAGCCGCCCGTGCCCGTGTCTGTGACCGCGAAATTGACGTAAGCCGCTTCACCCCACGGGCTGCCGCATGA
- a CDS encoding DUF1045 domain-containing protein: protein MSCAFFKEDGETGEFMSYSRFAIYYVPPEGPLATFGATWLGWDILRGATMPQFNVPGLDDITMTPRKYGFHGTLKPPFHLKPGQTQAALETAVAAMASRIAPAICDGLRLTPLSRFLALTPYGALGQLQQVAEACVRELDDFRAPASASELTKRRAAGLTERQDALLTRWGYPYVMEEFRFHLTLTGKLPEDAVPHWTTVVVRDLPKLPRPFVVNQIALCGERRDGRFELIHRYTLAG, encoded by the coding sequence ATGTCATGCGCATTCTTCAAAGAGGACGGGGAAACAGGGGAATTCATGTCATACTCTCGATTTGCAATCTATTACGTCCCGCCCGAGGGTCCGCTCGCCACATTCGGCGCGACATGGCTGGGCTGGGATATTCTGCGCGGGGCCACAATGCCGCAGTTTAATGTGCCCGGGTTGGATGACATCACGATGACACCGCGGAAATACGGGTTTCACGGGACGCTGAAACCGCCGTTCCATTTGAAGCCGGGACAAACCCAGGCCGCGCTTGAAACAGCGGTTGCCGCCATGGCCAGCCGTATCGCGCCTGCCATATGTGATGGGTTGCGCCTGACACCGCTGAGCCGGTTTCTGGCTCTCACGCCTTATGGCGCGTTGGGGCAACTCCAGCAGGTCGCAGAAGCCTGCGTCCGCGAGCTTGACGATTTTCGCGCCCCAGCCAGCGCGTCCGAATTGACCAAACGGCGCGCGGCGGGCCTGACCGAAAGGCAGGACGCTTTGCTGACGCGCTGGGGCTACCCCTATGTCATGGAAGAATTCCGGTTCCACCTGACCTTGACGGGAAAGCTGCCGGAAGATGCGGTGCCACACTGGACAACGGTTGTGGTGCGCGATCTGCCCAAGCTGCCCCGACCGTTTGTCGTGAACCAAATTGCGTTGTGCGGCGAGAGGCGCGATGGGCGCTTTGAACTGATCCATCGCTACACGCTCGCGGGCTGA
- the phnH gene encoding phosphonate C-P lyase system protein PhnH: MDAQTLGGGFMDPAIQSAHAFRSVMEAIARPGKICDIAGAEPPAPLSRAAGSVLLTLCDSDTPVYLAGGTDTPEIRAWLAFHTGAPMMGPSHAMFAVGTWDDLLPLSAYQVGTSEYPDRSATLIVESDELAGGTTLSGPGIKDTSSLNLPDLAAFQANHAMFPLGLDFIFTCDDQLAALPRSTEVS, translated from the coding sequence ATGGATGCGCAAACCCTTGGCGGCGGTTTCATGGACCCTGCCATTCAATCTGCTCATGCCTTTCGTAGCGTGATGGAGGCGATCGCCCGGCCCGGCAAAATCTGCGACATCGCCGGGGCAGAACCGCCCGCCCCGCTGTCGCGCGCCGCCGGGTCTGTTCTGCTGACGCTGTGCGACAGTGACACCCCTGTCTACCTCGCCGGGGGGACGGATACTCCGGAAATCCGCGCCTGGCTGGCGTTCCACACAGGCGCCCCCATGATGGGCCCATCTCATGCAATGTTCGCGGTTGGGACGTGGGACGACCTGCTGCCGCTATCAGCCTATCAGGTTGGCACCTCCGAATATCCGGACCGGTCAGCCACTCTGATCGTCGAAAGCGACGAACTGGCCGGGGGCACCACCCTGTCGGGGCCGGGGATCAAGGATACAAGCAGTTTGAACCTGCCGGACCTGGCCGCGTTTCAGGCAAACCACGCGATGTTCCCGCTGGGGCTTGATTTCATATTCACCTGCGATGATCAGCTTGCTGCATTGCCCCGCTCAACCGAGGTGTCCTGA
- a CDS encoding glycerophosphodiester phosphodiesterase family protein has protein sequence MFRIIALASLSLVGTTAVAQSVDRVEYGPRPYYLIDRMEDGPLKQKLLSCSGQDASPSLFSIGHRGAPMQFPEHTAESNLAAARMGAGILECDVTFTKDLELVCRHAQNDLHTTTDILATPLASTCATPFTPASGDSSATAECRTSEITLAEYRTLTPKMDAADGAATTVEAYLGGTADWRTDLYSAEPATIMTHAESIELFRALGAKFTPELKTPSVEMPFNGFTQQDYAQKLVDEYKAAGIPASDVWLQSFNLDDVLYWIKAEPAFGAQAVYLMDEYDIQGYSPMDPATWPNTMAELKAMGVNYIAPPTWMLVTLDDEEIVPSELAIQAKAAGLKIITWTIERSGPLVNGGGWYYQSIGDITNSDGIMYEYIDALAMDVGVEGIFSDWPATVTYYANCMGLE, from the coding sequence ATGTTTCGCATTATCGCTTTGGCGTCGCTATCGTTGGTCGGCACGACCGCAGTCGCGCAGTCCGTTGACCGGGTCGAATACGGCCCACGGCCCTACTATCTGATCGACCGTATGGAAGATGGTCCATTGAAGCAAAAGCTGCTTTCCTGCAGCGGCCAGGATGCATCGCCGTCGCTGTTTTCTATCGGCCACCGGGGTGCACCCATGCAATTCCCTGAACATACTGCGGAATCCAACCTTGCTGCGGCACGGATGGGCGCGGGTATTCTGGAATGCGACGTGACCTTTACCAAAGATCTGGAACTGGTCTGCCGTCACGCGCAAAACGATCTGCATACCACAACCGATATTCTGGCCACGCCACTCGCATCGACCTGTGCAACGCCCTTTACCCCCGCGAGCGGTGACAGCTCTGCCACGGCAGAGTGCCGCACGTCCGAGATCACGCTGGCCGAGTACCGCACATTGACGCCGAAAATGGACGCCGCCGACGGCGCTGCCACAACGGTCGAGGCCTATCTTGGTGGAACAGCCGATTGGCGCACCGACCTTTATTCGGCAGAGCCCGCCACGATCATGACACACGCGGAATCGATTGAACTGTTTCGTGCACTTGGCGCGAAATTCACGCCGGAACTGAAAACCCCATCGGTCGAGATGCCATTCAACGGGTTCACGCAGCAGGACTACGCACAGAAACTGGTGGATGAATACAAGGCCGCTGGCATTCCCGCGTCAGACGTCTGGTTGCAATCCTTCAACCTCGATGACGTGCTCTACTGGATCAAAGCGGAGCCTGCATTCGGCGCGCAGGCGGTCTACCTGATGGATGAATATGACATCCAAGGGTATTCCCCGATGGACCCGGCGACCTGGCCAAATACGATGGCAGAGCTGAAGGCGATGGGCGTGAACTATATCGCACCACCAACATGGATGCTGGTGACGCTGGATGACGAAGAGATCGTGCCATCTGAACTGGCGATCCAGGCGAAAGCCGCTGGTCTGAAGATCATCACATGGACCATCGAACGTTCGGGCCCGCTGGTGAATGGCGGTGGGTGGTACTACCAGTCGATTGGCGACATCACCAACAGCGATGGCATCATGTACGAATATATTGACGCGCTGGCGATGGATGTGGGGGTTGAGGGGATCTTCTCTGACTGGCCTGCCACGGTGACCTACTACGCGAACTGCATGGGTTTGGAATAA
- the phnF gene encoding phosphonate metabolism transcriptional regulator PhnF — MRDRSKRTPVWQAIATALRADLAEGRYVPGDKLPTEAALAERFGVNRHTVRHGISTLVDEGLIRTRRGAGAFVAATPTDYPIGRRVRFHENLVAAGRRPEKRVLHLEDRAASDGEAHALQIAAGDRICAYFGLSLADGQPIAVFESLFPLERLPEITAALQETPSVTEALSRVGIADYTRASTRLTAVRASATQALHLQLAEGDPLLRSSGVNVGRDGTPVEYGRTWFAGDRVTLTLGNDDPPIKPDRG, encoded by the coding sequence TTGCGTGACAGATCCAAACGAACCCCTGTGTGGCAGGCCATCGCAACCGCGTTGCGCGCTGACCTTGCCGAAGGGCGCTACGTCCCCGGCGACAAGCTCCCCACCGAGGCAGCACTCGCCGAACGGTTTGGCGTCAATCGGCATACGGTACGGCACGGGATATCGACGCTGGTGGATGAAGGGTTAATCAGGACCCGGCGCGGTGCAGGCGCCTTTGTGGCCGCAACACCAACTGACTATCCCATCGGGCGTCGTGTCCGCTTTCATGAAAACCTTGTTGCGGCAGGCCGCAGGCCGGAAAAGCGCGTGTTGCACCTGGAAGACCGCGCCGCGTCCGATGGCGAGGCCCACGCGTTGCAGATTGCAGCGGGCGACCGGATTTGCGCCTATTTCGGGCTGTCGCTCGCCGACGGTCAGCCGATTGCGGTGTTCGAAAGCCTGTTCCCGTTGGAACGCCTTCCGGAAATCACTGCAGCTTTGCAAGAGACGCCAAGTGTGACGGAAGCGCTAAGCCGCGTTGGTATCGCGGACTACACCCGGGCCTCGACCCGCCTGACTGCGGTGCGCGCTTCGGCCACGCAGGCGTTGCATTTGCAGCTGGCTGAAGGTGACCCGCTGTTGCGGTCGTCTGGCGTGAATGTGGGCCGCGATGGGACGCCGGTAGAGTACGGCCGCACATGGTTTGCTGGTGATCGCGTCACACTGACACTTGGGAATGACGACCCCCCGATCAAACCAGACCGGGGGTGA
- the phnG gene encoding phosphonate C-P lyase system protein PhnG yields the protein MKDTFDDENPRKAWMSLLAKAPAGRVGDLLDQHGARPDFTWLRAPEIGSTMVRGRAGATGAPFNLGEMTVTRCALTLKSGEVGHAYIQGRRKADVEAAALVDALMQTGAAADIQAAVLAPLATEAPARKSTRAQKAAATKVDFFTMVRGDD from the coding sequence ATGAAAGACACGTTTGACGACGAAAACCCGCGTAAAGCATGGATGAGCCTTTTGGCGAAAGCGCCCGCCGGGCGCGTTGGCGACCTGCTGGACCAACACGGCGCGCGCCCTGATTTCACATGGCTCCGTGCGCCAGAGATCGGCAGCACCATGGTGCGCGGCCGCGCTGGCGCAACGGGTGCCCCGTTCAATCTGGGTGAGATGACGGTGACGCGCTGTGCGCTGACACTGAAAAGTGGCGAGGTCGGCCACGCCTATATCCAAGGGCGTCGCAAGGCCGATGTAGAGGCCGCCGCGCTTGTCGATGCGCTGATGCAGACCGGGGCGGCCGCAGATATTCAAGCTGCTGTTCTGGCGCCGCTCGCCACAGAGGCGCCGGCGCGCAAGAGCACACGTGCCCAGAAGGCAGCGGCCACCAAGGTGGACTTTTTCACGATGGTACGGGGGGACGACTGA
- a CDS encoding alpha-D-ribose 1-methylphosphonate 5-phosphate C-P-lyase PhnJ, with product MTESAYNFAYLDEQTKRMIRRAILKGLAIAGYQVPFASREMPMPYGWGTGGVQVSAAVLTPDDTLKVIDQGADDTTNAVSIRSFFERTAGVDTTTVTGDATIIQTRHRIPEEPLTEDQILVYQVPIPEPLRFLEPRESESRKMHSLEEYGLMHVKLYEDISRHGHIATSYAYPVKVEGRYVMDPSPIPKFDNPKLGDMAAIQLFGAGREQRIYALPPYTKVVSLDFEDHPFAPSKADQVCGLCGAEDSYLDEVIIDDQGGRLFCCSDTDYCLGRRNAGHTGPAATQSEAAA from the coding sequence ATGACCGAAAGCGCGTATAACTTCGCCTATCTGGATGAGCAGACCAAGCGGATGATCCGCCGTGCCATCCTCAAGGGATTGGCTATCGCCGGCTATCAGGTACCATTTGCCAGCCGCGAAATGCCAATGCCATATGGCTGGGGCACAGGCGGCGTGCAGGTCTCTGCGGCTGTGCTGACGCCCGATGACACGCTGAAAGTCATTGATCAGGGCGCGGATGACACGACCAATGCCGTTTCCATCCGCAGCTTTTTTGAGCGTACTGCAGGGGTGGACACAACAACGGTGACCGGTGACGCCACAATCATTCAAACACGCCACCGCATTCCGGAGGAACCGCTGACCGAGGATCAGATCCTCGTCTATCAGGTCCCGATCCCGGAGCCGCTGCGCTTTCTTGAGCCGCGCGAGAGCGAGAGCCGCAAGATGCATAGCCTTGAAGAATACGGGCTAATGCATGTGAAACTTTACGAAGACATCAGCCGTCATGGCCATATCGCAACCTCTTACGCTTACCCGGTGAAGGTGGAAGGGCGCTATGTGATGGACCCGTCACCGATCCCCAAATTCGATAACCCGAAACTGGGTGACATGGCCGCCATCCAGCTATTCGGCGCTGGGCGCGAACAGCGCATCTACGCATTGCCGCCCTATACGAAGGTCGTCAGCCTCGATTTCGAGGACCACCCGTTCGCGCCTTCCAAGGCCGATCAGGTCTGCGGCCTTTGCGGGGCCGAAGACAGCTATCTGGATGAGGTGATCATCGACGATCAAGGCGGGCGGCTCTTTTGCTGTTCGGACACAGATTATTGCCTGGGCCGCCGTAACGCAGGCCATACTGGCCCCGCTGCAACACAGAGTGAGGCCGCCGCATGA
- the phnN gene encoding phosphonate metabolism protein/1,5-bisphosphokinase (PRPP-forming) PhnN yields MKPGRLIAVVGPSGVGKDSVMRGINEVLPQSHLVRRVITRAPELGGEVYDPVTVPEFQAMARDGAFVVHWGAHGLHYGIPVSVRYQLNKGTDCLANFSRGALTAGADAFDNFLVLNIIASPKTLASRLAARGRETPDEIAKRLAQAVKPLPQGLNVITLSNDGDLSQTVARAVSALQPASV; encoded by the coding sequence ATGAAGCCCGGGCGCCTCATCGCCGTCGTCGGCCCGTCTGGTGTCGGCAAAGACAGCGTGATGCGCGGGATCAATGAAGTTTTACCACAGAGCCACCTTGTCCGGCGCGTGATCACCCGTGCGCCCGAACTTGGGGGCGAGGTCTACGATCCGGTCACCGTTCCTGAATTTCAGGCGATGGCCCGGGATGGGGCCTTTGTGGTACACTGGGGCGCGCATGGCTTGCATTACGGCATCCCGGTATCTGTCCGGTATCAGTTGAACAAGGGCACAGATTGCCTTGCGAATTTTTCGCGCGGGGCACTGACCGCAGGGGCAGACGCCTTCGACAATTTCTTGGTGCTCAACATCATAGCGAGCCCGAAAACGCTTGCGTCCCGTTTGGCCGCGCGGGGCCGGGAGACGCCCGACGAGATCGCAAAACGGCTCGCGCAGGCGGTAAAGCCGCTACCGCAAGGCCTGAATGTCATCACGTTGTCAAATGACGGCGATCTGTCACAAACAGTCGCGCGCGCGGTGTCGGCGCTTCAGCCCGCGAGCGTGTAG
- a CDS encoding DapH/DapD/GlmU-related protein, with product MARLTAEMPFIHADCEITESTFGAFVEIGKGSRVAFTHFDDYSYCDRYADIANAKIGKFANIAAFSRIGATDHPLHTASLHHFLYRSGDYWDDADFDADFFAHRRSRIATIGHDTWIGAGAMIKPEVTLGDGAVVAAGAVVTKDVAPYTIVAGTPAKPLRLRQPRAIADRLIALAWWDWPHETLRAALKDFRSLTANAFLEKYE from the coding sequence ATGGCTCGATTGACGGCAGAGATGCCTTTCATTCATGCAGATTGCGAAATCACCGAAAGCACATTCGGCGCCTTCGTTGAGATCGGTAAAGGCAGCCGCGTCGCCTTTACCCATTTTGACGATTACAGCTATTGTGACCGGTATGCAGATATTGCCAACGCCAAGATCGGCAAATTCGCCAACATTGCCGCGTTCAGCCGCATCGGTGCCACCGACCATCCGCTGCACACAGCGTCATTGCATCACTTTCTCTATCGTTCGGGCGATTACTGGGATGATGCCGACTTTGACGCGGATTTTTTTGCCCACCGCAGATCACGGATTGCGACCATCGGTCATGACACCTGGATCGGCGCGGGCGCGATGATCAAGCCAGAGGTGACGTTGGGCGATGGTGCGGTCGTCGCGGCGGGCGCGGTCGTTACCAAGGATGTCGCCCCCTACACCATTGTTGCAGGTACCCCCGCAAAACCCCTCCGCCTGCGCCAGCCGCGCGCCATCGCGGACCGTCTGATCGCGCTTGCCTGGTGGGACTGGCCGCATGAAACCCTGCGCGCCGCGCTAAAGGATTTTCGCAGCTTGACGGCAAATGCGTTCCTGGAGAAATACGAATAA
- a CDS encoding carbon-phosphorus lyase complex subunit PhnI: MYVAVKGGERAIENAHAWLAEERRGDTNVAELTVAQIREQLSLAVNRVMAEGSLYDPDLAALAIKQARGDLIEAIFLIRAYRTTLPRFGSSEPVDTGAMDCDRRISATFKDLPGGQILGPTFDYTHRLLDFKLAADGDVTEAPAREASADAVPHVTDFLNREGLIEEAPHDDTEPPDLTREPLEMPADRALRLQALTRSDEGFTLGLAYSTQRGYARNHAFVGELRIGTVPVEMEIPELGFAIEIGEVMLTECETVNQFKGSKTEPPQFTRGYGLVFGQTERKAISMALVDRALRWEELGEDNVGAPAQDTEFVLYHADNIQATGFLEHIKLPHYVDFQSELELVRKLRREAGAGQVQEAAE, translated from the coding sequence ATGTATGTCGCAGTCAAAGGCGGCGAGCGCGCCATCGAAAACGCCCATGCCTGGCTCGCGGAGGAACGGCGCGGGGATACCAATGTCGCCGAACTGACCGTCGCACAAATCCGCGAACAGCTGTCGCTTGCGGTGAACAGGGTTATGGCCGAAGGCTCGCTTTATGATCCCGACCTTGCGGCGCTGGCGATCAAACAGGCGCGGGGCGACCTGATCGAGGCGATCTTTCTGATCCGGGCCTACCGCACGACGCTGCCCCGTTTCGGGTCGTCGGAGCCGGTTGATACGGGCGCGATGGATTGTGACCGCCGGATTTCGGCGACGTTCAAGGACCTGCCGGGTGGCCAGATCCTCGGGCCGACCTTCGACTACACCCATCGTTTGCTGGATTTCAAACTGGCCGCCGATGGTGACGTGACCGAGGCACCCGCGCGCGAAGCCAGCGCCGACGCCGTCCCCCATGTGACGGATTTTCTGAACCGCGAGGGTCTGATCGAAGAGGCCCCGCATGATGACACCGAACCGCCAGACCTGACGCGTGAGCCTCTTGAGATGCCAGCGGACCGTGCCCTGCGCTTGCAGGCGCTGACACGGTCTGACGAAGGTTTTACGCTGGGCCTCGCATATTCCACCCAGCGCGGCTACGCCCGCAATCACGCCTTCGTCGGCGAATTGCGCATCGGGACAGTGCCTGTGGAAATGGAGATACCTGAACTCGGTTTTGCCATCGAGATCGGAGAGGTCATGCTGACCGAATGCGAAACGGTGAACCAGTTCAAAGGCTCCAAGACAGAGCCCCCACAGTTCACGCGCGGCTATGGGCTGGTCTTTGGCCAGACAGAGCGCAAGGCCATATCAATGGCGCTTGTTGACCGCGCTTTGCGATGGGAAGAACTGGGCGAGGACAATGTCGGCGCACCTGCGCAGGACACCGAATTTGTGCTCTACCACGCCGACAACATCCAGGCGACGGGCTTTCTGGAGCATATCAAGCTGCCCCATTACGTTGATTTTCAGTCAGAGCTGGAGCTTGTGCGCAAGCTGCGCCGCGAGGCGGGTGCAGGCCAGGTGCAGGAGGCCGCAGAATGA
- the phnK gene encoding phosphonate C-P lyase system protein PhnK — protein sequence MTPLLSVQGIAKNYGAHVGCADVSFDLYPGEVMGIVGESGSGKSTLLNCMAGHLAPDAGAVVFDTRADGPKDTVTMSEPERRMLGRTDWAFVHQHARDGLRMGVSAGGNVGERLMAVGERHYCDIRGRATDWLERVEIDADRVDDRPTTFSGGMQQRLQIARNLVTGPRLVFMDEPTGGLDVSVQARLLDLLRGLVRDMGLSAIIVTHDLAVVRLLADRLMVMKSGRVVEAGLTDQVLDDPQHAYSQLLVSSVLQV from the coding sequence ATGACACCGCTTCTTTCTGTTCAGGGCATCGCTAAAAACTATGGCGCTCACGTCGGCTGTGCTGACGTGTCATTCGACCTTTATCCCGGCGAAGTGATGGGCATCGTCGGCGAAAGTGGCTCTGGAAAATCGACACTGCTGAATTGCATGGCAGGCCACCTTGCCCCTGATGCGGGCGCTGTCGTCTTCGACACCCGTGCCGATGGTCCGAAAGATACGGTGACGATGTCCGAACCTGAACGGCGCATGCTGGGCCGGACAGACTGGGCCTTTGTCCACCAGCACGCCCGCGACGGGCTGCGCATGGGGGTTTCCGCAGGCGGCAATGTGGGTGAGCGGCTGATGGCCGTGGGTGAACGCCACTACTGCGATATCCGTGGCCGGGCTACCGACTGGCTGGAGCGCGTGGAGATTGACGCCGACCGCGTCGATGACCGCCCGACGACTTTCTCGGGCGGGATGCAGCAGCGCTTGCAAATCGCGCGCAACCTCGTCACCGGGCCGCGACTGGTGTTTATGGATGAGCCAACCGGCGGTTTGGATGTCTCCGTTCAGGCGCGCCTGCTTGACCTGTTGCGCGGGCTGGTGCGCGATATGGGCCTGTCGGCGATCATCGTCACCCATGACCTCGCCGTCGTGCGGCTTTTGGCAGATCGTCTGATGGTGATGAAATCCGGCCGGGTGGTCGAGGCGGGTCTGACGGATCAGGTTCTTGACGATCCGCAACATGCCTATAGCCAGCTTCTTGTCTCCTCTGTCTTGCAGGTCTGA
- a CDS encoding HAD-IA family hydrolase: MTKHVVFDIGGVLVDWNPALAWLDDLGEAETDTFLDRIKFDKLNFACDAGASFLDAARMLPDPGDRQRLTQYVGRYQQTVPQKISETWDILYALKDAGIRVFAITNWSAETWPEGCKAHPELAEVFETTIVSGQIGMVKPSVRIFTHFCAEAGVNANDCIFTDDGLHNCLGAQVAGMDAIHFTGPEILKSGLQARGLL; encoded by the coding sequence ATGACCAAACACGTTGTCTTTGATATCGGCGGCGTCCTTGTCGATTGGAACCCGGCACTGGCTTGGCTTGATGATTTGGGAGAGGCGGAAACAGACACCTTTCTGGACCGTATCAAGTTCGACAAGTTGAACTTTGCCTGCGATGCGGGCGCGTCTTTCCTGGACGCGGCCCGCATGCTGCCCGATCCCGGCGACCGTCAACGCCTGACGCAATATGTCGGGCGGTATCAGCAAACCGTGCCGCAGAAAATCTCTGAAACATGGGACATTCTTTATGCACTCAAAGATGCTGGTATCCGCGTTTTTGCCATCACCAACTGGTCCGCTGAAACCTGGCCGGAAGGATGCAAGGCGCATCCCGAACTGGCCGAGGTTTTTGAGACGACCATCGTTTCCGGGCAAATTGGTATGGTGAAGCCAAGCGTCAGGATTTTCACGCATTTCTGTGCCGAAGCGGGTGTGAACGCCAACGACTGCATCTTCACCGATGATGGTTTGCATAATTGTCTTGGGGCGCAGGTCGCCGGGATGGATGCGATCCATTTCACGGGTCCCGAGATATTGAAATCAGGTTTGCAAGCAAGGGGTCTGCTATGA